From Solwaraspora sp. WMMD1047, the proteins below share one genomic window:
- a CDS encoding carboxymuconolactone decarboxylase family protein, with protein sequence MRVEHVDPTRMSAGQRAVYDRYASGPRATPDNPYVLVDADGRLQGPPAIWVLSAQFGQALQQIGTAVRFGSQLPTRACEIAILLVGHHHDSPFELYAHQRAGLAAGLTEADLAALAAGAEPANLSELESCVWRTTRAVLDRGTLDEAEFHAAAAVLTEVGLFELVTIIGYYTMVAWQLAVFDVQPPAAS encoded by the coding sequence ATGAGAGTCGAGCACGTCGATCCGACGCGGATGTCCGCGGGCCAGCGGGCCGTCTACGACCGGTACGCCAGCGGACCCCGGGCCACCCCCGACAACCCGTACGTGCTCGTCGACGCCGACGGACGGCTCCAGGGACCGCCGGCGATCTGGGTGCTCAGCGCCCAGTTCGGCCAGGCGCTGCAGCAGATCGGCACCGCTGTCCGGTTCGGCTCGCAGCTACCCACCCGGGCCTGCGAGATCGCCATCCTGCTGGTCGGCCACCACCACGACAGCCCCTTCGAGCTGTACGCACACCAACGCGCCGGGTTGGCCGCCGGCCTCACCGAGGCGGACCTGGCGGCGCTGGCCGCCGGCGCGGAGCCGGCGAACCTGTCGGAGCTGGAGTCGTGCGTCTGGCGGACCACCCGGGCGGTGCTGGACCGGGGCACCCTGGACGAGGCCGAGTTCCACGCCGCCGCCGCCGTGCTCACCGAGGTCGGGCTCTTCGAGCTGGTCACCATCATCGGCTACTACACGATGGTGGCCTGGCAGCTCGCCGTCTTCGACGTGCAGCCGCCGGCCGCGTCGTGA
- a CDS encoding N-acyl homoserine lactonase family protein, which translates to MNWSIWIIEYGYVDRFPASNLFAAQPNEGHRRMPYCFGLVRSADRCVLVDTGFADPVIHERLTAKYGDTRWCDPVDALARVGVAAERVDTVLLTHNHFDHAGRLDGFPAAHVWIQRREIDGYLAAAARPARFEFLTRSCQADLPQRLAARPATLVDGAAEVAPGLHLRPAYDTHTAGSQLVTVTNSADGTWVFAGDNVYSYENVEGIRGDGVFAPIAMTTGNAASWLDLADAMLTDVGGQSRRILPFHEAAVWDRFPSATFDDGLHVAEVSLAGGHPSALPAP; encoded by the coding sequence GTGAACTGGTCGATCTGGATCATCGAGTACGGCTACGTCGACCGCTTCCCGGCCAGCAACCTCTTCGCCGCCCAGCCCAACGAGGGACACCGGCGGATGCCGTACTGCTTCGGGCTGGTCCGGTCGGCGGACCGCTGCGTGCTCGTCGACACCGGCTTCGCCGACCCGGTGATCCACGAGCGGTTGACCGCCAAGTACGGCGACACCCGCTGGTGCGATCCGGTCGACGCCCTTGCCCGGGTCGGCGTCGCCGCCGAGCGGGTCGACACCGTCCTGCTGACCCACAACCACTTCGACCACGCCGGCCGCCTCGACGGCTTCCCCGCCGCGCACGTCTGGATCCAGCGGCGGGAGATCGACGGCTACCTGGCCGCCGCCGCCCGGCCGGCCCGGTTCGAGTTCCTGACCCGGTCCTGCCAGGCCGACCTGCCGCAGCGGTTGGCGGCCCGGCCCGCCACCCTGGTCGACGGGGCCGCCGAGGTGGCGCCGGGCCTGCACCTGCGCCCGGCGTACGACACCCACACGGCCGGGTCGCAGCTCGTCACCGTCACCAACTCGGCGGACGGGACCTGGGTCTTCGCCGGGGACAACGTCTACAGCTACGAGAACGTCGAGGGCATCCGGGGCGACGGGGTGTTCGCGCCGATCGCGATGACCACCGGCAACGCGGCCAGCTGGCTCGACCTGGCCGACGCCATGCTGACCGACGTCGGCGGGCAGAGCCGCCGGATCTTGCCGTTCCACGAGGCGGCGGTCTGGGACCGGTTCCCCTCGGCCACGTTCGACGACGGTCTACACGTGGCCGAGGTCTCGCTGGCCGGCGGCCACCCGAGCGCGCTGCCGGCGCCGTAG
- a CDS encoding family 1 glycosylhydrolase, producing MRRFPDGFLFGVATSGHQTEGGNTSSDTWFLENVTPTVFTERSGRACDSWERWREDLDLVQAMGLDAFRFSLEWARIEPREGEFSAEALTHYAAVVDDCLRRGLAPVVTLNHLTSPHWFAKRAGWLNPAAPGLFARYCDRVMEHFGDRIAAAVTLNEPNLPQLLAWAGPPAAVLQLERATLQAAAVACSVPRYRVSNIMLPEEFDAMRDGMTAGHLAAREAIKARRSDLPVGLSIAIVDDRVAGDDPALRDRKRAELYDHWLRVARDDDFIGIQNYESAVYDGDGLLPPPPEATLHQLGSAIDPAALGGAVRYAHQVSRVPVFVTEHGIGTDDDTLRAGFIEPSLAGLLDAIEDGVPVLGYCHWTLLDNFEWTAGYTFHFGLHTVDRATFARTPKPSAASYAAIATSRTVPVSARSAARTG from the coding sequence ATGCGGCGCTTCCCCGACGGCTTTCTCTTCGGTGTCGCCACCTCCGGCCACCAGACCGAGGGCGGCAACACCAGCAGCGACACCTGGTTTCTGGAGAACGTGACGCCGACCGTCTTCACCGAACGCTCCGGCCGGGCCTGTGACAGCTGGGAACGGTGGCGGGAGGACCTCGACCTGGTCCAGGCCATGGGGCTGGACGCCTTCCGGTTCTCCCTGGAGTGGGCCCGGATCGAGCCGCGGGAGGGTGAGTTCTCCGCCGAGGCGTTGACGCACTACGCGGCCGTCGTCGACGACTGCCTGCGGCGCGGGCTGGCGCCGGTGGTGACCTTGAACCACCTGACCAGTCCACACTGGTTCGCCAAGCGGGCCGGCTGGCTGAACCCCGCCGCGCCGGGGCTGTTCGCCCGGTACTGCGACCGGGTGATGGAACACTTCGGTGACCGGATCGCCGCCGCCGTCACCCTCAACGAGCCGAACCTGCCGCAGCTGCTGGCCTGGGCGGGGCCGCCGGCAGCCGTACTGCAATTGGAGCGGGCCACGCTGCAGGCGGCGGCCGTAGCCTGCAGCGTGCCCCGCTACCGGGTCAGCAACATCATGCTGCCCGAGGAGTTCGACGCGATGCGCGACGGCATGACGGCGGGCCACCTCGCCGCCCGGGAGGCGATCAAGGCCAGGCGGTCCGACCTTCCCGTGGGCCTGTCAATCGCGATCGTGGACGACCGGGTGGCCGGCGACGACCCGGCCCTGCGCGACCGCAAGCGCGCCGAACTGTACGACCACTGGCTGCGGGTCGCCCGCGACGACGACTTCATCGGCATCCAGAACTACGAGAGCGCGGTGTACGACGGCGACGGTCTGCTGCCGCCGCCGCCGGAGGCCACCCTCCACCAGTTGGGCTCGGCGATCGACCCGGCGGCGCTCGGCGGCGCCGTGCGGTACGCACACCAGGTCAGCCGCGTGCCGGTCTTCGTGACCGAGCACGGCATCGGCACCGACGACGACACCCTGCGGGCCGGTTTCATCGAGCCGTCGCTGGCCGGCCTGCTCGACGCGATCGAGGACGGCGTACCGGTGCTCGGCTACTGCCACTGGACCCTGCTGGACAACTTCGAGTGGACTGCAGGCTACACCTTCCACTTCGGTCTGCACACGGTCGACAGAGCCACCTTCGCCCGTACGCCGAAGCCGAGCGCAGCCAGCTACGCCGCCATCGCGACCAGCCGGACCGTGCCGGTCAGCGCGAGGTCCGCAGCCCGAACCGGGTGA
- a CDS encoding NAD(P)/FAD-dependent oxidoreductase → MTATAPDATPAKNGREPIRVAIIGAGLGGIAAAVKLRRSTSAQVVIFEQSAGVGGTWYDNRYPGCEVDVHSHAYSFSFLKYDWPRTHATQPELLAYAEHVVDRFGLRPLLRLNTRVTELAWEESTSTYRLSTERGDSEEFDVVISALGLLNVPRYPEWPGLDTFVGPCFHTSRWEEHDLTGKTVAVVGTGSTAVQIVPAIAPAARQVYVFQREPGWIEPKNEREFTARERSWYRRVPFAQRLNRARIFHQGNRRFKGYDVGSRRQRRMREVCERFIAATIDDPATRAAVTPHYPWGCKRPVLSSTFYPTLNRHDVELVPHAVRQVTPTGVIDATGTRRDIDVLILSTGFQPTKFLSSLDVKGRDGRSIHDVWRERASAFLGITVPGFPNFFMLYGPNTNGGVSVIAQLERQAEVVVRSVRRLERTRRRLVDTSPAATRRFLAWIDRRMVTHASAMNAGCHNYYHDPAGHNVTQWPAGHLAYALATRLLTRFGLRTSR, encoded by the coding sequence ATGACGGCAACCGCGCCGGATGCGACCCCGGCGAAGAACGGGCGCGAGCCGATCCGGGTGGCCATCATCGGCGCCGGTCTCGGTGGCATCGCGGCCGCCGTCAAGCTGCGTCGGAGCACCTCGGCCCAGGTCGTGATCTTCGAGCAGTCCGCCGGCGTCGGCGGCACCTGGTACGACAACCGGTACCCGGGGTGCGAGGTGGACGTGCACTCGCACGCGTACTCGTTCTCCTTCCTGAAGTACGACTGGCCGCGTACCCATGCCACCCAGCCGGAGCTGCTCGCCTACGCCGAGCATGTGGTGGACCGGTTCGGGCTCCGCCCGCTGCTGCGGCTGAACACCCGGGTCACCGAGCTGGCCTGGGAGGAGTCGACGAGCACCTACCGGTTGTCCACCGAGCGCGGCGACAGCGAGGAGTTCGACGTGGTCATCTCCGCGCTGGGCCTGCTCAACGTGCCCCGCTACCCCGAGTGGCCGGGCCTGGACACCTTCGTCGGCCCCTGCTTCCACACCTCACGGTGGGAGGAGCACGACCTGACCGGCAAGACGGTGGCGGTGGTCGGCACCGGGTCGACCGCGGTGCAGATCGTGCCGGCGATCGCCCCGGCCGCGCGCCAGGTCTACGTCTTCCAGCGCGAGCCGGGCTGGATCGAACCGAAGAACGAGCGGGAGTTCACCGCGCGCGAACGGTCGTGGTACCGCCGGGTGCCGTTCGCCCAGCGGCTGAACCGGGCCCGGATCTTCCACCAGGGCAACCGCCGGTTCAAGGGCTACGACGTCGGGTCGCGCCGCCAGCGCCGGATGCGCGAGGTGTGTGAACGGTTCATCGCCGCCACCATCGACGATCCGGCCACCCGGGCGGCGGTCACCCCGCACTACCCGTGGGGCTGCAAGCGGCCGGTGCTCTCCTCCACCTTCTACCCGACCCTGAACCGGCACGACGTGGAGCTGGTCCCGCACGCGGTGCGGCAGGTGACCCCGACCGGGGTGATCGACGCGACCGGCACCCGGCGCGACATCGACGTGCTGATCCTCAGCACCGGGTTCCAGCCGACGAAGTTCCTCTCCAGCCTGGACGTCAAGGGTCGCGACGGACGCAGCATCCACGACGTCTGGCGGGAGCGGGCCAGCGCCTTCCTGGGCATCACGGTGCCCGGCTTCCCCAACTTCTTCATGCTGTACGGACCGAACACCAACGGCGGCGTGTCGGTGATCGCCCAACTCGAACGCCAGGCCGAGGTCGTCGTGCGGTCCGTGCGGCGGCTGGAGCGCACCCGGAGGCGGTTGGTCGACACCTCGCCGGCCGCGACCCGGCGCTTCCTGGCCTGGATCGACCGGCGGATGGTGACCCACGCGTCGGCCATGAACGCCGGCTGCCACAACTACTACCACGACCCGGCGGGCCACAACGTGACCCAGTGGCCGGCCGGGCACCTCGCCTACGCCCTCGCTACCCGCCTGCTCACCCGGTTCGGGCTGCGGACCTCGCGCTGA
- a CDS encoding aldolase/citrate lyase family protein, which produces MARLGFARRLASADRCLAGTWVKIPALEPIEILADAGFDFIVIDQEHAPLTFEFAYQATVAAQGVGLSVLVRVPDRSGSHLQRLLDAGVDGILVPRVTSVAEATATIRQMIFSPRGDRGLGTTSRAGRWGGTPRDEYLRFGDEEVLRAVQLEERAAVEAVDEILDVPGLNGVFLGMGDLQLSSRRPQSDPEIQQLADRFLTAANARGIPAGTAVATAEQARQAADQGYRYVMVSNDTSLLRSAATSVVGALHNRPA; this is translated from the coding sequence ATGGCGCGGTTGGGATTCGCTCGCAGGCTGGCCTCGGCCGACCGGTGCCTGGCCGGCACCTGGGTGAAGATACCGGCCCTGGAGCCGATCGAGATCCTGGCCGACGCCGGGTTCGACTTCATCGTCATCGACCAGGAGCACGCGCCGCTGACCTTCGAGTTCGCGTACCAGGCGACGGTGGCGGCGCAGGGCGTCGGGCTGTCGGTCCTGGTCCGCGTCCCGGACCGCAGCGGCAGCCACCTGCAACGACTGCTCGACGCCGGGGTGGACGGGATCCTGGTGCCCCGGGTCACCTCAGTCGCCGAGGCGACCGCGACGATCCGGCAGATGATCTTCTCGCCCCGCGGCGACCGGGGCCTCGGCACCACCTCGCGGGCCGGCCGGTGGGGCGGCACCCCCCGGGACGAGTACCTGCGCTTCGGGGACGAGGAGGTGCTGCGCGCCGTGCAGTTGGAGGAGCGCGCGGCGGTCGAGGCCGTCGACGAGATCCTCGACGTGCCAGGCCTCAACGGGGTGTTCCTCGGCATGGGCGACCTGCAGCTCTCGTCCCGCCGGCCGCAGTCCGACCCGGAGATCCAGCAACTGGCCGACCGGTTCCTGACCGCCGCGAACGCGCGCGGCATCCCGGCCGGCACCGCGGTGGCCACCGCCGAACAGGCGCGACAGGCCGCCGACCAGGGCTACCGGTACGTGATGGTCAGCAACGACACCAGCCTGCTGCGCTCGGCCGCGACCTCGGTCGTCGGCGCGCTGCACAACCGACCCGCCTGA
- a CDS encoding GntR family transcriptional regulator, with amino-acid sequence MTQTNVLRVERNPALIRSQVLENLRQAILDRRLAPGQRLIERELVELTGVSRTSVREALRELAAEGLVTAIPNKGMVVTSVSPEEARQLYQVRSALEALAGRLFVAHATAAQRRALVRALERVERQAAKGGPILAAKDDFYDVLFEGGGNEALRAVVGGLHARVSMLRSLSTSVPGRLEHSVKELRAIVDAVQASDAEAAAAACARHVEEAGRVALLALAEQNAG; translated from the coding sequence GTGACACAGACGAATGTGTTGCGCGTGGAGCGGAACCCTGCCCTCATCCGCTCGCAGGTCCTGGAGAACCTGCGCCAGGCGATCCTCGACCGCCGACTCGCGCCGGGGCAGCGCCTGATCGAGCGGGAGCTGGTGGAGTTGACCGGCGTCTCCCGCACCAGCGTCCGGGAGGCGCTGCGGGAACTCGCCGCCGAAGGGCTGGTCACCGCGATCCCCAACAAGGGCATGGTGGTCACCAGCGTCAGCCCCGAGGAGGCCCGCCAGCTCTACCAGGTGCGCTCCGCGCTGGAGGCGCTGGCCGGTCGGCTCTTCGTCGCGCACGCCACCGCCGCCCAGCGCCGGGCGCTGGTCCGCGCCCTGGAGCGGGTGGAGCGGCAGGCCGCCAAGGGCGGGCCGATCCTGGCCGCGAAGGACGACTTCTACGACGTGCTCTTCGAGGGCGGCGGCAACGAGGCGCTGCGCGCGGTGGTCGGTGGCCTGCACGCCCGGGTGAGCATGCTGCGGTCGCTGTCGACCTCGGTCCCCGGCCGGCTGGAGCACAGCGTCAAGGAGCTGCGCGCGATCGTCGACGCCGTCCAGGCCTCCGACGCCGAGGCCGCCGCGGCGGCCTGCGCCCGGCACGTCGAGGAGGCGGGCCGGGTCGCGCTGCTCGCGCTCGCCGAACAGAACGCCGGGTAG
- a CDS encoding carboxymuconolactone decarboxylase family protein, with amino-acid sequence MSDDDSRLERGNRVRREVLGDAHVDRSMLAATDFTRVVQEYVTASCWGDVWSRPGLDRRTRSLLNLAMLTALNRPHEFTVHIRGALRNGCTEAEIQEALLQTAAYCGAPAALESFRLAERTIEEVRQEAAAAGSSTGNAAVGVVAG; translated from the coding sequence ATGAGTGATGACGACAGCCGGCTCGAACGCGGCAACCGGGTCCGACGCGAGGTGCTCGGCGACGCGCACGTGGACCGGTCGATGCTGGCGGCCACCGACTTCACCCGGGTGGTGCAGGAGTACGTGACGGCGAGCTGCTGGGGTGACGTCTGGTCCCGCCCCGGGCTCGACCGGCGCACCCGCAGCCTGCTGAACCTGGCGATGCTTACCGCGCTGAACCGGCCGCACGAGTTCACGGTGCACATCCGGGGCGCGCTGCGCAACGGCTGCACCGAGGCGGAGATCCAGGAGGCGCTGCTGCAGACCGCCGCGTACTGCGGCGCACCGGCCGCCCTGGAGTCGTTCCGACTCGCCGAACGGACCATCGAAGAGGTACGCCAGGAGGCCGCGGCCGCCGGCTCCTCGACCGGGAACGCCGCGGTCGGGGTCGTCGCCGGGTGA
- a CDS encoding thiamine pyrophosphate-binding protein translates to MTRRIGARVVADLLDGYGVTHLFLVPAILRRTLAELERHHPHITTVVTHGEKSAAYMADGYARVSGRPGVTAAQVVGALNLAAGLREPFLAGSPVLALTGGRSPATKFRQVYQEVDDLPAFDPVTKFNATIDDADRFPDMLRHAFRVATTGAPGPVHLQIQGNEGQLDTEPTDVEPVVEPGFARVPAVRPTPDDESVTAVLRLLAEAVRPVIVAGGGVRHSGAGAELVALAESLGIPVATSANGKDTIPGTHPRSVGVVGTYSRECANQVVARADLVCFIGTGTGGMTTHFWAVPPAGTPAVQIDIEATQLGRNYPLRASVVADAKAALTRMLALASRHRQPDRTAWLAEVEALRAAWRARYRAVLTSDAVPIRPERIAGELTAGLPDDAVLLVDTGHAGMWLAQFHDVTAAGQSYLRSAGHLGWAFSAGIGAKCAAPERPVVVFTGDAGLYYHLGEIETAARRGVNLVTVVNNNHGGNQSRRGFDRAYGGQGTERSRELWTYREVDFARIAEEMGALGIRVDRPGDLPTALDRALHAGRPVVVDVHTDIEAAAPQPVTGP, encoded by the coding sequence GTGACCCGGCGCATTGGCGCCCGGGTCGTCGCGGACCTGCTCGACGGCTACGGCGTCACCCACCTGTTCCTGGTCCCGGCGATCCTGCGGCGCACCCTGGCCGAGCTGGAACGGCACCACCCGCACATCACCACGGTGGTCACCCACGGCGAGAAGTCCGCCGCCTACATGGCGGACGGGTACGCCCGGGTCTCCGGCCGACCCGGCGTCACGGCGGCCCAGGTGGTCGGGGCGCTGAACCTCGCCGCCGGCCTGCGCGAACCGTTCCTGGCCGGCTCCCCGGTGCTCGCCCTGACCGGCGGCCGCTCACCGGCCACCAAGTTCCGGCAGGTCTACCAGGAGGTCGACGACCTGCCCGCGTTCGACCCGGTGACCAAGTTCAACGCGACGATCGACGACGCCGACCGGTTCCCGGACATGCTCCGGCATGCCTTCCGGGTCGCCACCACCGGCGCCCCCGGCCCGGTGCACCTGCAGATCCAGGGCAACGAGGGGCAGCTCGACACGGAACCCACCGACGTCGAGCCGGTGGTGGAGCCGGGCTTCGCCCGGGTGCCCGCCGTCCGCCCCACCCCGGACGACGAGTCCGTGACGGCGGTGCTGCGGCTGCTGGCCGAGGCCGTGCGACCGGTGATCGTGGCCGGCGGCGGGGTCCGGCACTCCGGCGCCGGCGCCGAACTGGTGGCGCTCGCCGAGTCGCTGGGCATCCCGGTGGCCACCTCGGCGAACGGCAAGGACACCATCCCGGGCACCCACCCGAGGTCGGTCGGGGTGGTCGGCACCTACTCCCGGGAGTGCGCGAACCAGGTGGTCGCCCGGGCCGATCTGGTCTGTTTCATCGGCACCGGGACCGGCGGCATGACCACCCACTTCTGGGCCGTGCCGCCGGCCGGCACCCCGGCCGTCCAGATCGACATCGAGGCGACGCAGCTCGGCCGCAACTATCCGCTGCGGGCGTCGGTGGTCGCCGACGCGAAGGCGGCTCTCACCAGGATGCTCGCCCTGGCCAGCCGGCACCGGCAGCCGGACCGGACGGCCTGGCTGGCCGAGGTCGAGGCGCTGCGGGCGGCCTGGCGGGCGCGCTACCGTGCGGTGCTGACCAGCGACGCGGTGCCGATCCGGCCGGAACGCATCGCCGGTGAGCTGACCGCCGGCCTGCCCGACGACGCCGTCCTGCTGGTCGACACCGGGCACGCCGGAATGTGGCTGGCCCAGTTCCACGACGTGACCGCCGCCGGGCAGAGCTACCTGCGCAGCGCCGGCCACCTGGGCTGGGCGTTCTCGGCGGGGATCGGCGCCAAGTGCGCCGCGCCGGAGCGGCCGGTGGTGGTCTTCACCGGCGACGCCGGCCTCTACTACCACCTCGGCGAGATCGAGACCGCCGCCCGACGCGGGGTCAACCTGGTCACCGTGGTCAACAACAACCACGGCGGCAACCAGAGCCGGCGGGGCTTCGACCGGGCGTACGGCGGCCAGGGCACCGAACGCTCCCGGGAGCTGTGGACCTACCGCGAGGTGGACTTCGCGCGGATCGCGGAGGAGATGGGTGCGCTGGGCATCCGGGTGGACCGGCCCGGCGACCTGCCGACGGCGCTGGACCGCGCCCTGCACGCCGGCCGGCCGGTGGTGGTCGACGTGCACACCGACATCGAGGCCGCCGCACCACAGCCGGTCACCGGGCCGTAG
- a CDS encoding glucose 1-dehydrogenase, whose product MRGLAGKVAVVTGASGGIGAATARRLAEEGARVVAVDLDEAGARAVAESLPTEAIGVRADVSAEQDVAGYLAAAVERFGRVDLHHLNAGIPGSLAPLPELTVADFDRVMAVNVRGVFLGVRAAFRQYAAQGGVGSIVITASIGSLRGSADLLAYQTSKHAVLGLLRGAAMYGGPLGVRVNAVAPGIVPTDLFAATPQVAGGRDDMARRASSTPLRRAGTGDEIAGAVAFLLSDDATYLTGEVVSVDGGASIVSTVRPSGGAGAWDFAGYDRALYGSG is encoded by the coding sequence ATGCGCGGACTCGCCGGCAAGGTGGCCGTGGTGACCGGCGCGTCCGGCGGCATCGGCGCGGCCACCGCCCGTCGCCTCGCCGAGGAGGGCGCCCGCGTCGTGGCGGTGGACCTCGACGAGGCCGGGGCGCGCGCGGTCGCCGAGTCGCTGCCCACCGAGGCGATCGGGGTTCGCGCCGACGTCTCGGCCGAGCAGGACGTGGCGGGCTACCTGGCGGCCGCGGTCGAGCGGTTCGGCCGGGTCGACCTGCACCACCTCAACGCGGGCATCCCCGGGTCGCTGGCCCCCCTGCCCGAGCTGACGGTGGCCGACTTCGACCGGGTCATGGCGGTCAACGTCCGCGGCGTCTTCCTCGGCGTACGGGCGGCCTTCCGCCAGTACGCCGCGCAGGGCGGGGTCGGCAGCATCGTCATCACCGCCTCGATCGGCAGCCTGCGCGGCAGCGCCGATCTGCTCGCCTACCAGACCTCCAAGCACGCGGTGCTCGGGTTGCTGCGCGGCGCCGCGATGTACGGCGGCCCCCTTGGCGTCCGGGTGAACGCGGTGGCCCCGGGCATCGTCCCCACCGACCTGTTCGCCGCGACCCCGCAGGTTGCCGGCGGGCGGGACGACATGGCCCGGCGGGCCAGCAGCACACCGCTGCGCCGGGCCGGCACCGGCGACGAGATCGCCGGCGCGGTGGCCTTCCTGCTCAGCGACGACGCCACCTACCTCACCGGCGAGGTGGTCTCGGTCGACGGCGGCGCCAGCATCGTCAGCACGGTGCGGCCGTCGGGCGGCGCCGGCGCCTGGGACTTCGCCGGCTACGACCGCGCGCTGTACGGCTCCGGCTGA
- a CDS encoding IclR family transcriptional regulator translates to MSSNTARGPRADQLEIASGDLQVVARVVQLLRLLAGNSSIDLVSAAEELGVGKSTAHRYLASMENHGLLQRRDRNRYEFGVLLAELGTMALSRLGVVDLAGPVMEEISVRVRHTIVLSVWNGICPVVAQVREDSSRTAHVSIAVGSHLGPSAAQTLVFWAFRDESFYRFRGAPAADATEAELAEVRRTGISIRQSPRDGVSAVATPVRDPAGRVVATLAAVDISQFVPEEIDSPLARALLSGAETISRRMVSPLDNGSDHP, encoded by the coding sequence ATGTCCAGCAACACCGCTCGGGGTCCGCGCGCCGACCAGCTGGAGATCGCCAGTGGCGACCTCCAGGTGGTGGCCCGGGTCGTCCAGCTGCTCCGCCTGCTCGCGGGCAACTCCAGCATCGACCTGGTGTCGGCGGCCGAGGAGCTCGGCGTCGGCAAGTCCACCGCGCACCGGTACCTCGCCTCGATGGAGAACCACGGTCTCCTGCAACGCCGGGACCGCAACCGGTACGAGTTCGGCGTGCTCCTGGCCGAGCTGGGCACCATGGCCCTGTCCCGGTTGGGGGTCGTCGACCTGGCCGGCCCGGTGATGGAGGAGATCAGCGTTCGGGTTCGGCACACCATCGTGCTGAGCGTGTGGAACGGCATCTGCCCGGTGGTGGCACAGGTCCGCGAGGACAGCAGCCGGACGGCGCACGTCTCGATAGCGGTCGGCAGCCACCTCGGGCCGAGCGCCGCGCAGACCCTGGTCTTCTGGGCCTTCCGGGACGAGTCCTTCTACCGGTTCCGTGGCGCACCCGCCGCGGACGCGACCGAAGCCGAGTTGGCGGAGGTCCGCCGGACCGGGATCTCCATCCGCCAGAGCCCGCGCGACGGCGTCAGCGCCGTGGCCACCCCGGTCAGGGACCCGGCGGGCCGGGTGGTGGCGACCCTGGCCGCCGTCGACATCTCGCAATTCGTCCCCGAGGAAATCGACAGCCCGCTGGCCCGAGCCCTGCTCTCGGGCGCCGAGACGATCAGCCGGCGGATGGTCAGCCCACTGGACAACGGGTCGGACCACCCCTGA
- a CDS encoding extracellular solute-binding protein, translated as MSACGVGGGDSGDSDAKTLTWASTGGQFQEDEKNALQVPFTEKTGTEFVNVSPAEQAQVRAMVTAGKTIWDLANMSWIYAGAYCGELFEKLDDPALDRSKFPEGTTGECFVPTYRYANIFSYNADMYPGDKPTTIQDFFDVEKFPGKRVVYDYPKAGLFEAALVADGVAPEDVYPLDLDRAFRKIDTIRSSLVFAPSYGAIQQMLVDKQASMVLTVTARTIVSAQSGANLVPVWDFNTTDIGALVIPKGTPNKALAQEMLAFVTEPEQSIAYAKLTGTAPSRPEVDLESVGYTDEQKKFNAFLPDRGRTIEQDKQWWIENTDALVQRWTSWKVG; from the coding sequence GTGTCGGCCTGCGGCGTGGGCGGCGGCGACTCCGGCGACTCCGATGCGAAGACGCTTACCTGGGCCAGCACCGGCGGCCAGTTCCAGGAGGACGAGAAGAACGCCCTCCAGGTGCCGTTCACCGAGAAGACCGGCACCGAGTTCGTCAACGTCAGCCCGGCCGAGCAGGCCCAGGTGCGCGCGATGGTGACCGCGGGCAAGACAATCTGGGACCTGGCCAACATGAGCTGGATCTACGCCGGCGCGTACTGCGGTGAGCTGTTCGAGAAGCTCGACGACCCGGCGCTGGACCGCAGCAAGTTCCCGGAGGGCACCACCGGCGAGTGCTTCGTGCCGACCTACCGGTACGCCAACATCTTCAGCTACAACGCCGACATGTACCCCGGCGACAAGCCGACCACGATCCAGGACTTCTTCGACGTCGAGAAGTTTCCCGGCAAGCGGGTGGTCTACGACTACCCGAAGGCCGGTCTCTTCGAGGCGGCGCTGGTCGCCGACGGGGTGGCACCGGAGGATGTCTACCCGCTCGACCTCGACCGGGCCTTCCGGAAGATCGACACGATCAGGAGCTCGCTGGTCTTCGCCCCCAGCTACGGCGCCATCCAGCAGATGCTCGTCGACAAGCAGGCCAGCATGGTGCTGACCGTGACCGCCCGGACCATCGTCTCGGCGCAGAGCGGCGCCAACCTCGTCCCGGTCTGGGACTTCAACACCACCGACATCGGCGCGCTGGTCATCCCCAAGGGCACCCCGAACAAGGCCCTCGCCCAGGAGATGCTCGCCTTCGTCACCGAGCCCGAGCAGTCCATCGCGTACGCCAAGCTGACCGGCACCGCTCCCTCCCGGCCGGAGGTCGACCTCGAATCGGTCGGCTACACCGACGAGCAGAAGAAGTTCAACGCCTTCCTGCCCGACCGCGGCCGCACCATCGAGCAGGACAAGCAGTGGTGGATCGAGAACACCGACGCGCTCGTCCAGCGCTGGACGAGCTGGAAGGTCGGCTGA